Below is a window of Vanacampus margaritifer isolate UIUO_Vmar chromosome 11, RoL_Vmar_1.0, whole genome shotgun sequence DNA.
TAAATTAGCCAGCTAGTTAGCTAACTTTCCCTTCATCATAGACTTCGAATCGTAGCTGAGTTGGTTGTAAACACGCAACACGTGCTAATAAAGTGTTTATCGGTGTTTGTTTGAGTGGCGCGGGGACTTTACACACGTGTGTTTAAATGGCTGATTACACAAACGAGTTAATTCCACGCCTTTTTCGTGTTTGTCGATTAGCATTAGCCGCTAGCAAGCTAACAACGTAGCTTGCGCGCGGCCTGCTTCATCCCCCCCATGTGCTGTTGCTTTGTTCCGGAGCCACTTTTTAAGTATTCGGCGGACAAACTCGTTCGAATTTTTAGCGTTACCCGCCCAACACGTCGCCCACTAAGGCTTTAAGCAAGCGGGGGGATTCGGTGGGCTACGGGAGGGGAAAGACGCAGGAAACACGCGAGGACGTTGCTAGCGAGCGGAGGAGCGAAAGCAAAATGCAACACATGCTTTTCAAATCTCCCTCACCCATGGAGGAGAGGTAACTATGCGCCGCGCACACACAACACTCCTTCCCCAAATGTGGAAAGTGGCCAATAAAGCACATTTCGGTCCGTTTGAGCAAAATAAGATGTCGACTAGACATCAAACACTTGACTTTGTTTGGACGAGAACAAGGCTAACAACAGGTTTCTTCACGTAATAACACGCGTGGTGGACACACTACTAGCTTACGtggggggtgaaaaaaaaacatcccttgAACACTTACCGTTTACTCACACTCTTCTAtactaaaaatgaaagaaaattaaaagtGACGGGAAAAAAAGTCTGAGACGCCAcagagagaggaggaggtgAAAGGAGCCAAGCACGACCATGTGCTCGCACTGTGACGCTTGGCCGTGTGTTTGTGAATGGTAGTAAGATTGCGAAAGTGGCGCGAGTAGAACGGGTCCAGGTTTGAGCATGTGCTCAATGAAGGGCGGCTCCCACTGGAGCCCAACTCCCTCATTAGCATAAATCAACCACTTCCTCTCCAAGCACTCCTCTCCATCAACACGACACTCCACTACACAACATAGAAGTACGTTTATATACGAAATAGCAAGAGCTCTTCAGTTCAAAAGTTGATCAAGGGATACGCTTTCATCTTCATCTATCAAATGCTTTGAAATTCAGAATCGAGgaataaaaagacaattattacaacacaaatgtttattttcacaaCCGGAATTACTGATAAAGTATTTCTTAAACTATTTTAGGTACAAAAACTCATTGCTGCCACACCAGAAAAAACAGTTCAATATCACGTTATGTGATAAATTTCAGTGAAGTTATCAcgttaaaaaactttttggtgTGTGCAAATATCGTCTTATAAATAAAGTATGTAAATTAGAAACGCATTTGTGTTTATTGATAATTGTGAAACGTCCCCTGAAACACTTTGGTTATTCTGGCAATGTCCTTATATTAACAAATTGTATGTCTCGATTTATTATTGATAAATCTGACTCTGACTTCACTCTTCATTGGAAAATGTTTTATCGTTTTGGTTcttaaataataaaagcaaaaaaacaaacaagtcaacaataacaacaacaaaactaaacacgcctgtattaaataattattcttGTGAAAGTTCATGTTTACAAATCAATCAAAACCCTCTTTTCTTATTGTTTGAGAAGGAAACAGACCATATTCaactacaaaaacaagaaagcaGTTAAATCTGTTGCTTTGTTGTTTCAGTCTGTTCTAATCTCAaatcttttacaaaaaaataccctcttaaaaaaataattacaaaaaacagtagcaaaggtttttatttaaaatccttccggctctttttttcttttcatgattgtgtgttttaataacttgattgtttatttattgtctgTCTGTTTTGTAAATTTTGTCTATTAATAtagattgctttaaaaaaaaaagttagcatgTTAAAATGAGATAAGTTTGTCTAACACATTCAGCAGAACAGGCCGAAGCAATTCCCTCCGGTTCAGGTCACTGGCTGAGCCCTAAAAAGGTAAGTGTGCcttcttttttaatcttaaatctCTCTAaacattgtcatttaaaaaataaatatatatatatacagactgTCATAGTTATGTAGCTATTTCGTTTTGTGAAAATTAGTTTGACTTCTGGTACAGTTTTGGTGGAGTCCTTTTTGTGTCTAATTAAATCACAGTTGAAGCTACAGTAGGCTATCTAACTACATTGCTCTTCTATTATATTgtgatgaaaagaagaaaaaaaaacttaaaaaaaaaaaactaacgttATAGGCCTAGTTGTTGTAATTAATGGGAGGCAtgtatgtaaaaagaaaatgtatttgtgagGGTCATTTCATGTCATGCTTTGTCAGTAAGTTcatccacatttttttcccccattatgGTGTGACTTAATGAAATTCGTtgccctaaaaaatatattgtgccTGATAAAATAAGGAAAAGTTTTCAACAGACATTGGAAAAATAATTCAGACAACCCTTTTGGTCACTGTTATCTTTGTTTACATTGAACTTTCTCTTGCCTGCCTCGCAAACACCCATTATTTCCATTCATAAAACTGTTCTGAAAAGTAAGTGATTTTGAAAGTTGTTGACAAATATAACAAACTATTCTACATTGGTCCATATAAGGCCTCTAGATTGAGGGCCTCACCCTAAAAacgaaaattaaagtaaaaattaagTATGTAATAAAGTTGTCTTATTGTCTATTCTTGTAACATTTTgttatattgttatttttaattcaatttagtacaagtatttttttagtGTGTATCTTTTAGTTTGAAATGACACAAGAAAGTGGCATgttcagcaaaaaaacaacacttacaTTTGCATTGGAGATGATCACCATACAattccaaaaacaaataaaaccccAGAAGGATTAACATAGAAAACCCTAAAGTAAGTTAACCCACAAATCCTCATgatatattgtgtttgtttatacAAGATAGTCATTCAACAAATAGGAAAATCAATTAAACTAAAAAAGTTATGAccacaatttatttttgctaacTCTATTTTGGCTATGATTCTACAGACATATGTCTgataatacttttattttatttattttaatgtattataaTTGAAAGACTGACTAAATTATCTCTGGCTTGTGTTTAGGGCCTAATTCAATAATTAAGGTATTTTGTTAACCACCAACAgcctaaaattaaaaacatcaacaaataaTAAGGTACAGGCTCATGTAGAGTCTttcttttaatgaaaaataatacgGTGATAAGCAAGGCCATTTTTTCTGTCATATGAATACAGTCATTATACAATGACAATTATTGGATtagctgttttaatttactgtaaacatgattttccacatttgtgaaaacaatgatGAATAAAGAAATTGTCATTAACCAATTTTTGATAGCCTCAGTTTTTAAAGTTTGAATACTGATTAGGTTGTGTAGAATATTAGAATAGTAATATGCTCTTCATGAGTATTCACTTGCAATTCACGtgtgtttttatatatgttgtatttatagctaaacaataaaaataaatatatttggtaAGTAAACGTTAGAATGCCTTTAGAAATCATAAttaacttaaacaaaaaaacacaacaacttgAATTAAACCATCATATGCATGATATGTAGTTTATATCTGGGCGAAAGTCGACTGATAATAACTGAAGACGAAATAAACGAAATATTAACCATATTCCACGCTTACACTCCTTGACTTTACTTTTACTGCGATTCGTCCTTGTTTGGCACTACGCAGTTGCCATAGGTCACACCGTGCCGTTATGGCCGCCTTTACAGGAAGTTGTAATGacttttgaaatatttcaaaataaactaGTTTCCGTTAATTTGCTTCCACTTAACCATCTTAAAAGACCAAGGAAGATACTACATTATGATTCGTACTTTAAATGTTTGTACAACAGTGAAATATATCCCGTGCGTTTGTGCTTCTTATCTTAGGATGTTCTCTGGAacgattttatttatatttagtgTGAAGGTTTAGCTACTTCACGATGTCCGGATAAGGCAGTGTAGTAAGAGACTGCATGCGCATGGAACGCTTACGTTCTCCACTATTAAATTCCATGTTTTTTCGCGTCAATATTTCGTTTACGTTTTCGTGTCGGGGAAGTAAAGGTGAGTTTAGCGTCATCTTAAAGAACACTAACTGTGTTAATATTTTATCCGAAGAGACACATGACAACTTTGCGAAGAGTAAAGTACAAATGTTATCCTGAGTCATTGGTGACTGGTGTTTTCCTTATGGATGTAAAACCGAAATACATTCTATAACGTTTGCACGGTCTGTAGAGTTATAATATGATAGTGTGATAGCAGGACCAGTAATAAATACTTATGCGTGTTAATGGTAAATGGTGTATGCTCAACTATTTGTAGCAGAAATTACCTTCATGATTTACTTGACTTCAGAATCGATTTGTTTGCCATTGTCAGTGAAAAGTACATTAACAAGTAcgatctccccccccccccacggtCCGATGGTGCAACATTAAACAAAGTATAGAATAGAACTTTATTTGTCTTATTTGTCTTTATCAAGATAAACAGAAATGCATCCTTAAACACAGCTTTCAGATCAACATCCAATACTCCCCCACGTACCACAAttataaaaagataaaaaaataaataaaattggatgcTTAATAAAAAACAGTGCTACTTAGTgccatttagaaaatatattgcTGTAGGGATGAATGATTTCTTGTAAATATTCCTTCGGGCCATTGGTGTTCTGTAACGTTTGCCTGATGGCAGCAAAGTAAACAAGTGATGCAGGGGGTAgatgcttaaaaataaatattaataattacaataacaacaaaaataaaatattttttatgttgtagTAAAGTAGTAAAACTGTAATGAAGCTATAGGGtactaatataaataaaaaacacagtgCAATATAcctgtatttaattaatttaagctAAGGGCTTAATTTAGAAAACGtaattgcattcacttggatgACTTTAACACAACCTATTAAAATTGTGCCCTTAAAAATGTGTCCCAATTAGGAGAATAATGTGTCAAATGTCAATATTATGAGAATAAGATGTACGTATTCCGTGAATAAAGTTTTTTCACTTTTGGAGTAAAAGTGTAATTTTGAGAAATAGTTTttaatgtaatataaataaggtaattgttttttgcaaaaataataatgtgttgatgaagatgaCTGTTACCTATAAATTGTTGCatttctctttttcatccgacagattcaTGGCTCCCTGTGTGCTGTGTCGCTTGAGGCCGAGACTACGCTACATTCCAAGTTTGAGAAAGCCTTTTTCTGCTCACCATGTTATTGGGAAACTTGACGTTGAGACGGATGAGCAGAACTCAAGGGTGTATGCGTTGCAACATTTGGATGCTCCTCTCCTTGGAAACTACAGGGTCCCTTACAGCCCATCCTCATATCATCACCCTGTGGTAAAATCTGCCCTCTCCCACAGTCAAAGCAATATTGATGACAATGAACCGTGTCTCCCCGCTCTTGCCCCTTTCTTCTGGAAGCAGCGCAATCGCTACAGCGTGAGCTCCTCACGCCATCTTTCCAGCTCCCAAAACACTTTGCTCGACTTGGCCTTCAACAGAAGCTCCAAACCCAAAACACCGGTGTCGCTGCACCAGAGAATACGCATGTCACCTGATGCTAAAGTTGATTCTCGTGCCTTTCAAAGGTGTCGGCCTTGTTATTCATCCATAACCCTTGATCTTTCCCAACAACCTTCCCCCATCAAATGGGAACAGGTGATGCAATTACTCCAAAAAGTGGATGTCCTTAAAAGCAGCATGAAACCATCTGacatttgtcagttttttgtAGCGCTCAGCCACACTGACTCTGACAAGGTATCATTAGTGAGGACTGACCAACGCTTCATCGCGCTGCTTCGGTACTCGGTGGAGAACATTCACCTCTTTTCTCTGCTTGAGCTCTTGGACGTGCTGAGCTCCTTCGCGTGGCTGCAAATGCCACGTAGCCACAAAGTCCTCAAGCTGTACGACGATGAGCTGAGTCGCCGCGCCAACGAGATGTCTTTAGACCAATTGTTGTTTGCAGCCGACTTGTGGCGCTGCATTGGCAGGAAGGAGCCTCAATTCCTAAAGAGACTTAATGACTTAGTCCATTTGCATCTGGGAGAAGTAGAGATTCCACAGCTGGTCCAACTGTTGTATATCATGGGAGAAGGGAGGCAGTGCCCCAAAGTCTTGATTCAGCCCATGGAGCAACTACTCATGCGACACTTAGAACACCTACTGCCGGAGGAGGTTGGCGCTGTCTGCTTGGGCCTCTTCAAATCTCAAACATCCCTTTCTGAGGCAGCAGTAAATCGCCTTGTTGATAAGGCACACTCTCTTGTAGGGGATATAAGTGACTTAGCAATGGTCAATGTGCTCAAATACCTGCGTTTCAGCTACCTGCTTCACAGTGCATGGATGGAGGCTATGACACATGAGGTGCCACGGCGAGCTTCCGGGATGGGCATCAAGGGACTGATGCATGTGGCGCTGGCTTGCTCGGCATTGCATTACCGAAATGACCGCATCCTCGCCGCGATCGCTGAGAGAATTCCATCACTGATCCCACACTGCCGGCTAAAAGACTCATGCAAGCTGTTGTGGGCCTTTGGCACCTTAGGGTTCCTCCCTGCTCAGAACCCAAGCTTCTACCCAAGTCTTATAGAGGCTCTTAGACAGAGGAAGGCAGCATTTTTACGCTACCCAGAGCATCTGCTCACTGGTCTTCTCGGCCTGGCCTTTGTCTCGCAGTTCCCAGAGGACCTCATCGAGTTAGCCTTGAGCCCAGACTTTGTCAGTATAGCGCAAAAGTCAAAGCCGCTGGAGCTGAAGAAGGACTTGTTCACCTTGGATGGAGTCGTGGCTCTGGAGTTGCCTCAGTGGACTGGTCCTCGGCTAAGCAGCGAACTGAGAGAAGAGGTGGCACGAACATTGTGGAACTTTGTCCAATCGGACGTGTGCCAGAAGATGGAGGTGAAGGAGGCAGAGGCTGCTCTGCAACAATTGCTGGGAGGAGACGAGTTTGTCTGTAAACGAATGATCTTACCCCACATGCGATCCATCGACTTTGAAGTGCACCTTGACGTCACTGGTCAGCCAATTCCTGTCAACACAGAATCTCAAACAGAAGTTCAGAGCAGTTCTTCCAAATGTGCTTCAACGCAGAGTTGGGGGAGAACAAACATAAGAGTAAATGTGACTGATGATCTCATAGCCCAACTTACAAATGCCAAGAACCTTCCAGGTCCACCAATCCCACCTCCAGAAGTTCAAACCCCTTCTGTTGAGGAGCCCGTTGAAGAAGAAACATTGTTTAACACGGGGCTAAACCCGACAAGCACCATCTCAGAAATGATCAGCACTCCTAGTGGCCACAGGTCAGCCCCTCAAGACCGCGCCATCGTTAAACTCGCCATCCAGGTGGCCAGCAGGAACCAATACTGCTACCAGTCACGGCACCTACTGGGCCTCCACGCCATGAAGAGGAGGCAACTGAAGTTGGCGGGTTACAAAGTTGTAGAGCTTTACTATCACGAGTGGATTTCCATGTTAAGGAAAAGCAGGGGTGAGAAGATGGCGTATCTTCGCTACAAGCTGTACAACAGTCTGGAAACTTGACATCAAACAGCTGCTGGATTTAAAATGAATGCTGTAGGTTGCTTTACAAACGTTAAAGTGTGTCCCATTATGAGTATGTGCTAAGCACAGCAAAAAGACTGTATTCTATTCACTGTTGTGTGCGTCATCCAAGTACTTAATGTGATAATAAAATGTGACGTGGCACAAAGTTTGTATGACAAAAACGTCCGTCTTGTCATTGTCTTTGTCTACACACTATCATGATGagtcaaatgtatttgttacATGTAGAGTGctgtgcaaaagtattcaccCCCATTAAAA
It encodes the following:
- the fastkd5 gene encoding FAST kinase domain-containing protein 5, mitochondrial, giving the protein MAPCVLCRLRPRLRYIPSLRKPFSAHHVIGKLDVETDEQNSRVYALQHLDAPLLGNYRVPYSPSSYHHPVVKSALSHSQSNIDDNEPCLPALAPFFWKQRNRYSVSSSRHLSSSQNTLLDLAFNRSSKPKTPVSLHQRIRMSPDAKVDSRAFQRCRPCYSSITLDLSQQPSPIKWEQVMQLLQKVDVLKSSMKPSDICQFFVALSHTDSDKVSLVRTDQRFIALLRYSVENIHLFSLLELLDVLSSFAWLQMPRSHKVLKLYDDELSRRANEMSLDQLLFAADLWRCIGRKEPQFLKRLNDLVHLHLGEVEIPQLVQLLYIMGEGRQCPKVLIQPMEQLLMRHLEHLLPEEVGAVCLGLFKSQTSLSEAAVNRLVDKAHSLVGDISDLAMVNVLKYLRFSYLLHSAWMEAMTHEVPRRASGMGIKGLMHVALACSALHYRNDRILAAIAERIPSLIPHCRLKDSCKLLWAFGTLGFLPAQNPSFYPSLIEALRQRKAAFLRYPEHLLTGLLGLAFVSQFPEDLIELALSPDFVSIAQKSKPLELKKDLFTLDGVVALELPQWTGPRLSSELREEVARTLWNFVQSDVCQKMEVKEAEAALQQLLGGDEFVCKRMILPHMRSIDFEVHLDVTGQPIPVNTESQTEVQSSSSKCASTQSWGRTNIRVNVTDDLIAQLTNAKNLPGPPIPPPEVQTPSVEEPVEEETLFNTGLNPTSTISEMISTPSGHRSAPQDRAIVKLAIQVASRNQYCYQSRHLLGLHAMKRRQLKLAGYKVVELYYHEWISMLRKSRGEKMAYLRYKLYNSLET